A window from Tenacibaculum singaporense encodes these proteins:
- the rpoB gene encoding DNA-directed RNA polymerase subunit beta, whose protein sequence is MATTNTTERINFASSQLGADYPDFLDIQVKSFQDFFQLQTKAEERGEEGLYKTFMDNFPITDTRNQFVLEFLDYFVDPPRYSIQECIERGLTHSVPLKARLKLYCTDPEHEDFETIVQDVYLGTIPYMTNSGTFIINGAERVVVSQLHRSPGVFFGQSFHANGTKLYSARVIPFKGSWIEFATDINQVMYAYIDRKKKLPVTTLFRAIGFERDKDILEIFDLAEEVKVSKAGLKKVLGRKLAARVLKTWHEDFVDEDTGEVVSIERNEIIFDRDTIIEKEHIDEIIEAGAKTVLLHKEDNQQADYAIIHNTLQKDPTNSEKEAVEHVYRQLRNAEPPDEETARGIIEKLFFSEQRYSLGEVGRFRMNTKLGLDEDLDQKVLTKNDIITIIKYLIELINSKAEVDDIDHLSNRRVRTVGEQLAGQFGVGLARMARTIRERMNVRDNEVFTPIDLINAKTLSSVINSFFGTNQLSQFMDQTNPLAEITHKRRLSALGPGGLSRERAGFEVRDVHYTHYGRLCPIETPEGPNIGLISSLAVYAKVNNMGFIETPYKKVEEGSVLGEEPIYLSAEEEEGMKIAQSNLPIAEDGKIERDRVIAREEGDFPVESPEAINYMDVAPNQIASISASLIPFLEHDDANRALMGSNMMRQAVPLLRPESPIVGTGLERRVAKDSRILINAEGAGVVEYVDANKITIKYDRTEEERMVSFDSDEKSYDLIKFRKTNQGTNINLKPIVKVGDRVEEGQVLCEGYATQKGELALGRNMKVAFMPWKGYNFEDAIVISEKVVREDIFTSIHIDEYSLDVRDTKLGAEELTNDIPNVSEEATKDLDENGMIRIGAEVNPGDILIGKITPKGESDPTPEEKLLRAIFGDKAGDVKDASLKASPSLRGVVINKKLFKRAVKDKNKRARDKEAIAALEASYVSKFEELKDVLVEKLFNLVSGKTSQGVYNDLGEEVLPKGKKFTQKMLNSVEDFTHLSGTWTTDKDLNQLVVELVHNYKIKVNDLQGVLRREKFTISVGDELPAGILKLAKIYVAKKRKLKVGDKMAGRHGNKGIVARIVRQEDMPFLEDGTPVDIVLNPLGVPSRMNIGQIYETVLGWAGQKLGQKYATPIFDGAKIDQINALTDEAGIPRYGHTYLYDGGTGKRFDQPATVGVIYMIKLGHMIEDKMHARSIGPYSLITQQPLGGKAQFGGQRFGEMEVWALEAYGASSILREILTVKSDDVLGRAKTYESIVKGEAMPEPGLPESFNVLMHELKGLGLDVKLEE, encoded by the coding sequence TTGGCAACGACAAATACTACTGAAAGAATTAACTTCGCGTCATCGCAGTTAGGAGCTGATTATCCGGATTTTCTAGATATTCAGGTAAAATCTTTCCAAGATTTCTTCCAATTGCAAACTAAAGCTGAAGAGCGAGGAGAAGAAGGTTTGTATAAAACTTTCATGGATAACTTCCCGATTACAGATACACGTAATCAATTTGTATTAGAATTTTTAGACTACTTTGTAGATCCACCAAGATATAGCATTCAAGAATGTATCGAGCGTGGATTAACTCACAGTGTACCTCTAAAAGCACGTTTAAAATTATATTGTACTGACCCAGAACACGAAGATTTCGAAACAATCGTTCAAGATGTGTATTTAGGTACAATTCCTTATATGACAAACTCTGGTACCTTTATTATTAATGGTGCAGAAAGAGTTGTAGTGTCACAATTACACCGTTCACCAGGTGTATTCTTTGGGCAATCTTTCCACGCTAATGGAACCAAGTTATACTCTGCAAGAGTAATTCCATTCAAAGGTTCTTGGATTGAATTTGCTACCGATATCAATCAAGTAATGTATGCTTATATTGATAGAAAGAAAAAATTACCAGTAACAACGTTATTCAGAGCCATAGGTTTTGAAAGAGATAAAGATATTTTAGAGATCTTTGATTTAGCTGAAGAAGTAAAAGTTTCTAAAGCTGGATTAAAGAAAGTATTAGGGCGTAAATTAGCAGCAAGAGTATTAAAAACCTGGCATGAAGATTTCGTAGATGAAGATACAGGAGAAGTTGTCTCTATTGAGCGTAACGAAATTATTTTCGACCGTGATACTATTATAGAAAAAGAACATATTGATGAAATAATTGAAGCGGGTGCTAAAACTGTGTTATTACACAAAGAAGATAACCAGCAAGCAGATTATGCCATCATTCACAATACATTACAAAAAGATCCTACAAACTCAGAAAAAGAGGCTGTAGAGCATGTATATAGACAATTACGTAATGCTGAACCGCCAGACGAGGAAACTGCAAGAGGAATTATTGAAAAATTATTCTTCTCAGAACAACGTTATAGTTTAGGAGAAGTAGGACGTTTTAGAATGAATACTAAACTTGGTTTAGATGAAGATTTAGATCAAAAAGTATTAACGAAAAACGATATCATTACTATTATTAAGTATTTAATTGAGTTAATCAATTCAAAAGCAGAAGTAGATGATATCGATCACTTATCTAACCGTCGTGTTAGAACTGTTGGTGAGCAATTAGCAGGTCAATTTGGTGTAGGTTTAGCTCGTATGGCACGTACTATTCGTGAAAGAATGAATGTTCGTGATAATGAAGTATTTACTCCAATCGACTTAATTAACGCTAAGACGTTATCTTCAGTAATTAACTCTTTCTTTGGTACCAACCAGTTATCTCAATTTATGGATCAAACAAATCCATTAGCAGAGATTACTCATAAGCGTCGTTTATCGGCATTAGGACCTGGAGGTTTATCACGTGAAAGAGCAGGTTTCGAGGTTCGTGACGTTCACTATACGCACTATGGTCGTTTATGTCCGATTGAAACACCTGAAGGACCAAACATTGGACTTATTTCTTCTTTAGCTGTTTATGCTAAAGTAAACAATATGGGATTCATTGAAACACCATATAAGAAAGTAGAAGAAGGAAGTGTTTTAGGAGAAGAGCCTATTTATTTGAGTGCAGAAGAGGAAGAAGGAATGAAGATTGCTCAATCTAACTTACCAATAGCAGAAGATGGTAAGATAGAAAGAGATAGAGTAATTGCACGTGAGGAAGGTGATTTCCCTGTTGAAAGCCCTGAAGCAATTAACTACATGGACGTTGCTCCAAACCAAATTGCTTCGATTTCAGCATCGTTAATTCCTTTCTTAGAACACGATGATGCGAACCGTGCATTGATGGGATCAAACATGATGCGTCAAGCCGTTCCATTATTACGTCCAGAATCTCCAATCGTAGGTACTGGTTTAGAGCGTAGAGTAGCAAAAGACTCTCGTATCTTAATCAATGCTGAAGGAGCTGGAGTTGTTGAGTATGTAGATGCTAACAAAATTACAATTAAGTACGATAGAACTGAAGAAGAGCGCATGGTAAGCTTTGATTCTGATGAAAAATCTTACGACTTAATTAAGTTTAGAAAAACCAACCAAGGTACAAACATTAACTTAAAACCAATTGTAAAAGTAGGTGATAGAGTTGAAGAAGGACAAGTACTTTGTGAAGGATATGCAACACAAAAAGGAGAATTAGCTTTAGGTAGAAACATGAAAGTAGCCTTTATGCCTTGGAAAGGGTATAACTTTGAGGATGCGATTGTGATTTCTGAAAAAGTTGTTCGTGAAGATATCTTTACTTCTATCCACATTGATGAATATTCGTTAGATGTTCGTGATACTAAGTTAGGAGCTGAAGAATTAACAAACGATATTCCTAATGTTTCTGAAGAGGCTACAAAAGACTTAGATGAAAATGGAATGATTCGTATTGGAGCAGAAGTAAATCCTGGTGATATCTTAATTGGTAAAATTACACCAAAAGGAGAATCTGATCCTACTCCAGAAGAAAAGTTATTACGTGCTATCTTTGGTGATAAAGCAGGAGATGTAAAAGATGCATCATTAAAAGCGTCTCCATCATTAAGAGGAGTTGTAATTAATAAAAAATTATTCAAACGCGCAGTAAAAGATAAGAATAAGCGTGCTCGTGATAAAGAAGCAATAGCAGCTTTAGAAGCATCTTATGTGTCTAAGTTTGAGGAATTAAAAGATGTTTTAGTTGAAAAATTATTCAACTTAGTATCAGGAAAAACTTCTCAAGGAGTGTATAACGACTTAGGAGAAGAAGTATTGCCAAAAGGTAAAAAGTTCACACAAAAAATGTTAAACTCTGTAGAAGACTTTACACATTTAAGTGGAACTTGGACTACTGATAAAGACTTAAATCAATTAGTTGTAGAATTAGTTCACAATTACAAGATTAAAGTAAACGATTTACAAGGAGTTTTACGTCGTGAGAAATTCACAATTTCTGTAGGAGACGAATTACCAGCGGGAATCTTAAAACTTGCTAAAATTTACGTAGCTAAGAAGCGTAAGTTAAAAGTAGGGGATAAGATGGCAGGACGTCACGGAAACAAAGGTATTGTTGCACGTATTGTACGTCAAGAAGATATGCCTTTCTTAGAAGACGGAACACCAGTAGATATCGTATTAAACCCATTAGGGGTACCATCTCGTATGAACATTGGTCAGATTTATGAAACTGTTCTTGGATGGGCAGGTCAAAAATTAGGTCAAAAATATGCGACACCTATTTTTGATGGTGCAAAAATTGATCAAATCAATGCTTTAACTGATGAAGCAGGAATACCACGTTACGGACACACATATTTATATGATGGAGGTACTGGTAAACGTTTCGATCAGCCTGCAACGGTAGGAGTAATTTATATGATTAAGTTAGGTCACATGATTGAAGATAAGATGCACGCGCGTTCTATTGGACCTTACTCATTAATTACTCAGCAACCATTAGGAGGTAAAGCTCAGTTTGGAGGTCAGCGTTTTGGTGAGATGGAGGTATGGGCACTTGAAGCATATGGTGCATCAAGTATCTTACGAGAAATCTTAACTGTTAAGTCTGATGATGTATTAGGTAGAGCAAAAACTTACGAGTCTATCGTTAAAGGAGAAGCAATGCCAGAACCAGGTTTACCAGAATCATTTAACGTATTAATGCACGAACTTAAAGGTTTAGGATTAGACGTTAAATTAGAAGAATAA
- the rpoC gene encoding DNA-directed RNA polymerase subunit beta' gives MARKNEKYTVKKFNKISIGLASPESILEASKGEVLKPETINYRTHKPERDGLFCERIFGPVKDYECACGKYKRIRYKGIVCDRCGVEVTEKKVRRDRVGHINLVVPVAHIWYFRSLPNKMGYLLGLPSKKLDMIIYYERYVVIQPGIAKNAEGEPLQKMDFLTEEEYLDIVDELPQENMYLEDSDPNKFIAKMGAECLIDLLERIDLDELSYQLRHKANTETSKQRKNEALKRLNVVEAFRDSQKNRENNPEWMIMKVIPVIPPELRPLVPLDGGRFATSDLNDLYRRVIIRNNRLKRLMEIKAPEVILRNEKRMLQESVDSLFDNTRKSSAVKTESNRPLKSLSDSLKGKQGRFRQNLLGKRVDYSARSVIVVGPELKLYECGLPKDMAAELYKPFVIRKLIERGIVKTVKSAKKIIDRKEPVVWDILENVIKGHPVLLNRAPTLHRLGIQAFQPKLIEGKAIRLHPLVCTAFNADFDGDQMAVHLPLGPEAILEAQLLMLASHNVLNPANGAPITVPSQDMVLGLYYMTKERKSTPEVPIKGEGLTFYSPEEVTIAYNEEQVDLNAGIKVRTKDFNENGELVTQLIETTVGRVLFNEVVPEQAGYINEVLTKKSLRGIIGNILKVTDIPSIGKFLDDIKGMGYKFAFQGGLSFSLGDIIIPEEKHTMIAEANEEVDGIVMNYNMGMLTQKERYNQVIDVWGSTNNRLTELSMKRLREDQQGFNSVFMMLDSGARGSKEQIRQLTGMRGLMAKPKKSTAGGGEIIENPILSNFKEGLSILEYFISTHGARKGLADTALKTADAGYLTRRLVDVSQDVIVNEEDCGTLRGLEVSALKKNDEIVEPLSERISGRTALYDVYAPTTDELLVEAGELITPILADKIEASGVDKVEVRSALTCESERGICEKCYGQSLSTGQKVQRGEAVGVIAAQSIGEPGTQLTLRTFHVGGVAGNISEDNKLIAKFDGSVTIDDLRTVKGKDSAGEEVDIVISRTAEIKITDKKTGIVLSTNIIPYGSIIFDKDRKTIKKGDAVCQWDPFNGVIVSEFGGKVKFDNLEQGINYSVEIDEQTGFQEKVITDSKNKKIIPSLIIEDADGNALRSYSLPVGAHLMVNDGDKVESGKTLVKIPRKSGKAGDITGGLPRVTELFEARNPSNPAVVAQIDGVVSFGKIKRGNREIIIESKTGEIKKYLIKLSNQILVQENDFIKAGMPLSDGAITPIDILNIKGPSAVQEYLVNEIQEVYRLQGVKINDKHFEVVVRQMMRKVRIIDSGDTLFLENQLVHKTDFIKENDAIYGMKVVEDSGDSANLKPGQIVSARQLRDENSLLRREDKNLVVARDAQPATAEQVLQGITRASLQTKSFISAASFQETTKVLNEAAVNGKIDTLEGLKENVIVGKRIPAGTGMRAYEDIVVGPKDEIEQSL, from the coding sequence ATGGCAAGAAAAAACGAAAAATACACTGTTAAGAAGTTTAACAAAATTTCAATAGGTTTAGCATCACCTGAGTCTATTTTAGAGGCTTCTAAAGGAGAGGTGTTAAAACCAGAAACTATAAACTACCGTACACACAAACCAGAAAGAGATGGATTGTTTTGTGAGCGTATCTTTGGTCCTGTAAAAGACTATGAGTGTGCGTGTGGTAAATATAAAAGAATTCGATATAAAGGTATCGTTTGTGACCGTTGTGGTGTTGAAGTTACTGAGAAAAAAGTACGTAGAGATAGAGTAGGTCATATTAACTTAGTAGTACCAGTTGCACATATTTGGTACTTTAGATCATTACCTAACAAAATGGGGTACCTTTTAGGGTTACCATCTAAGAAGTTAGATATGATTATTTACTACGAACGTTACGTAGTAATTCAACCAGGTATTGCTAAGAATGCCGAAGGAGAACCATTACAAAAAATGGACTTCTTAACTGAGGAAGAATACTTAGATATCGTAGATGAGCTTCCACAAGAAAATATGTATTTAGAAGATTCTGACCCTAATAAGTTTATCGCTAAAATGGGTGCAGAGTGTTTAATTGATTTATTAGAAAGAATCGATTTAGATGAGTTATCATACCAATTGCGTCATAAAGCAAACACTGAAACTTCTAAGCAACGTAAAAATGAAGCATTAAAGCGTCTAAATGTTGTAGAAGCATTCAGAGATTCTCAAAAAAATAGAGAAAACAATCCAGAATGGATGATTATGAAGGTAATTCCGGTTATTCCACCAGAATTACGTCCATTAGTACCATTAGATGGAGGTCGTTTTGCTACTTCTGACTTAAATGATTTATATCGTCGTGTAATTATCCGTAACAATCGTTTAAAACGATTAATGGAAATTAAAGCACCAGAAGTAATTTTACGTAATGAAAAACGTATGTTACAAGAATCAGTAGATTCATTATTTGATAATACACGTAAATCATCAGCTGTAAAAACAGAGTCTAACAGACCATTAAAATCATTATCTGATAGTTTAAAAGGTAAGCAAGGACGTTTCCGTCAAAACTTATTAGGTAAACGTGTTGATTACTCTGCACGTTCGGTAATTGTTGTTGGACCAGAATTAAAATTATACGAATGTGGATTGCCAAAAGATATGGCAGCTGAATTATACAAACCTTTCGTTATTCGTAAGTTAATCGAAAGAGGAATTGTTAAGACAGTTAAATCTGCAAAGAAAATAATTGACAGAAAAGAACCAGTTGTTTGGGATATCTTAGAAAATGTAATTAAAGGACACCCTGTTTTATTAAACCGTGCCCCTACCTTACACCGTTTAGGTATTCAAGCTTTCCAACCAAAATTAATTGAAGGAAAGGCAATTCGTTTACACCCATTAGTATGTACGGCATTTAATGCCGATTTTGATGGGGATCAAATGGCGGTTCACTTACCATTAGGACCAGAAGCAATTTTAGAAGCACAGTTATTAATGTTAGCTTCTCATAATGTTTTAAACCCTGCAAATGGAGCACCAATTACGGTACCATCTCAGGATATGGTTTTAGGGTTATATTATATGACAAAAGAAAGAAAGTCAACTCCAGAAGTACCTATTAAAGGTGAAGGGTTAACTTTCTATTCTCCAGAAGAAGTAACTATTGCTTATAATGAGGAGCAAGTAGACTTAAATGCTGGAATAAAAGTAAGAACTAAAGACTTTAACGAGAATGGTGAGTTAGTAACTCAATTAATAGAAACTACTGTTGGTAGAGTATTATTTAACGAAGTGGTACCTGAACAAGCAGGGTATATTAATGAGGTATTAACAAAGAAATCATTACGTGGAATTATTGGTAATATCCTAAAAGTAACAGATATTCCATCAATAGGTAAGTTCTTAGATGATATCAAAGGAATGGGGTATAAATTTGCCTTCCAAGGTGGTTTATCTTTCTCATTAGGAGATATCATTATTCCGGAAGAAAAACATACCATGATTGCTGAAGCGAACGAAGAAGTGGATGGAATTGTTATGAATTATAACATGGGTATGTTAACGCAAAAAGAACGTTATAATCAGGTAATTGATGTTTGGGGATCTACCAACAACCGATTAACTGAATTATCAATGAAGCGTTTACGTGAAGACCAGCAAGGGTTTAACTCAGTATTTATGATGTTAGATTCTGGAGCACGTGGATCGAAAGAGCAGATTCGTCAGTTAACTGGTATGCGTGGATTAATGGCAAAACCTAAAAAATCGACCGCAGGAGGTGGAGAAATTATTGAAAACCCAATTTTATCGAACTTTAAAGAAGGGTTATCAATTTTAGAATACTTTATCTCCACGCACGGTGCACGTAAAGGACTTGCCGATACCGCATTAAAAACAGCCGATGCAGGATATTTAACACGTCGTTTAGTAGACGTATCTCAAGATGTTATCGTAAACGAAGAAGATTGTGGTACATTAAGAGGATTAGAAGTTTCTGCCTTAAAGAAAAACGATGAAATCGTTGAACCTTTAAGTGAAAGAATTTCAGGACGTACAGCATTATATGATGTTTATGCTCCAACTACAGATGAATTATTAGTTGAAGCAGGAGAGTTGATTACTCCAATTTTAGCTGACAAAATTGAAGCATCAGGCGTAGATAAAGTTGAAGTTCGTTCAGCATTAACATGTGAATCTGAAAGAGGAATTTGTGAGAAATGTTACGGACAAAGTTTATCAACAGGTCAAAAAGTTCAAAGAGGTGAAGCAGTTGGTGTAATTGCTGCACAGTCTATTGGAGAACCAGGTACACAGTTAACATTACGTACATTCCACGTTGGTGGGGTAGCAGGAAACATTTCTGAAGACAATAAGTTAATCGCTAAATTCGACGGTTCTGTAACAATTGATGACTTACGTACTGTAAAAGGTAAAGATTCAGCAGGCGAAGAAGTAGATATCGTAATTTCTCGTACTGCAGAAATTAAAATTACTGATAAGAAAACTGGAATTGTATTAAGTACTAACATTATTCCTTACGGTTCTATCATCTTTGATAAAGATAGAAAGACAATTAAGAAAGGAGATGCAGTATGTCAATGGGATCCATTTAACGGAGTTATTGTTTCTGAGTTCGGAGGAAAAGTTAAGTTTGATAACTTAGAGCAAGGAATTAACTATTCTGTAGAAATTGATGAACAAACAGGTTTCCAAGAAAAGGTAATTACAGATTCTAAGAATAAGAAGATTATTCCTTCTTTAATTATTGAAGATGCTGACGGTAATGCATTACGTTCGTACAGTTTACCAGTAGGAGCACACTTAATGGTAAATGATGGAGATAAAGTAGAGTCAGGTAAAACATTAGTTAAGATTCCTCGTAAGTCTGGTAAAGCAGGAGATATTACAGGAGGTTTACCACGTGTAACTGAGTTATTCGAAGCGCGTAACCCTTCTAACCCAGCTGTAGTAGCACAAATTGATGGAGTTGTGTCATTTGGTAAGATTAAGCGTGGTAACCGTGAAATTATTATCGAATCTAAGACTGGAGAGATTAAGAAATACTTAATTAAGTTATCTAATCAAATCTTAGTTCAAGAAAACGACTTTATCAAAGCAGGAATGCCATTATCTGATGGAGCTATCACTCCTATTGATATCTTAAATATCAAAGGACCTTCAGCAGTTCAAGAATATTTAGTAAACGAGATCCAAGAAGTATACCGTTTACAAGGGGTAAAAATTAACGACAAGCATTTCGAAGTAGTAGTACGTCAAATGATGCGTAAAGTTAGAATTATTGATTCAGGAGATACTTTATTCTTAGAAAATCAATTAGTTCATAAAACGGACTTCATCAAAGAAAATGACGCTATTTACGGAATGAAAGTAGTTGAAGACTCAGGAGATTCTGCTAACTTGAAACCAGGACAAATAGTTTCAGCTCGTCAATTAAGAGATGAAAACTCTTTATTACGTAGAGAAGATAAAAACTTAGTAGTAGCACGTGATGCTCAACCAGCAACAGCTGAGCAAGTATTGCAAGGTATTACAAGAGCATCGTTACAAACGAAGTCATTTATCTCAGCTGCATCATTCCAGGAAACAACTAAAGTATTAAATGAAGCCGCTGTAAATGGTAAAATTGATACCTTAGAAGGATTAAAAGAAAATGTAATTGTTGGTAAACGTATACCAGCAGGTACAGGAATGAGAGCTTACGAAGATATAGTAGTTGGACCTAAGGATGAGATTGAACAAAGTTTATAA
- a CDS encoding DUF3467 domain-containing protein, with protein sequence MEDNKKEPQLNIELDQEIAEGTYSNLAIINHSVSEFIVDFINIMPGVPKAKVKSRIILTPQHAKRLSKALADNIRKFEQAHGEIKDYEQPPIPMNFGGTTGEA encoded by the coding sequence ATGGAAGATAACAAGAAAGAACCGCAATTAAATATAGAGTTAGATCAAGAAATAGCAGAAGGAACGTATAGTAATTTAGCTATTATAAATCATTCAGTTTCTGAGTTTATAGTAGATTTTATTAATATTATGCCAGGAGTTCCTAAGGCAAAAGTAAAATCAAGAATTATATTAACTCCACAACATGCTAAACGTTTGTCAAAAGCATTAGCTGATAATATTCGTAAGTTTGAACAAGCACATGGAGAAATAAAAGATTATGAGCAACCACCAATTCCAATGAATTTTGGAGGAACTACCGGGGAAGCTTAA
- a CDS encoding Crp/Fnr family transcriptional regulator — protein sequence MSKCEQCIIREFNSLKALTKEELIRITGCKTSKKIKKGEVLFDEGEYINGVFCVKDGVCKVSKMSDNGRDQIIHLIRKGDILGERSLINNEASNLKAIAVNDMEVCFIPKEEIIRDLENNSNFSMDILKKMANSLKKADDVIVDMAQKTVKQRLAATLLLLDAKFDKNENGSININLSREDIANIIGTATESAIRLLSEFKKKKLIDLKGKEIYITDIKALKELSEGF from the coding sequence ATGAGCAAGTGTGAGCAGTGTATCATTCGAGAATTTAATTCTTTAAAGGCTTTAACTAAAGAAGAATTGATAAGAATTACAGGATGTAAAACCTCTAAAAAAATAAAAAAAGGAGAAGTTCTTTTTGATGAAGGTGAATACATTAATGGTGTTTTTTGTGTTAAAGACGGTGTTTGTAAAGTGTCTAAAATGAGTGATAATGGTAGAGACCAAATTATTCACTTAATAAGAAAAGGTGATATTTTAGGTGAGCGTAGTTTGATTAATAATGAAGCTTCCAATTTAAAAGCTATTGCTGTTAATGACATGGAAGTTTGCTTTATTCCTAAAGAAGAAATTATTAGAGATTTAGAAAACAACTCTAACTTTTCTATGGACATTCTAAAGAAAATGGCCAATTCTTTAAAGAAAGCAGATGATGTTATTGTTGATATGGCTCAAAAAACCGTAAAGCAACGTTTGGCAGCAACTCTACTACTTTTGGATGCTAAGTTTGATAAAAATGAAAATGGCTCTATAAATATTAATTTATCAAGAGAAGATATCGCTAATATTATAGGTACAGCAACTGAAAGTGCTATTCGTTTGCTTTCAGAGTTTAAAAAGAAAAAACTAATTGATTTAAAAGGTAAAGAAATCTATATAACTGATATAAAAGCTTTAAAAGAGCTTTCGGAAGGTTTTTAA